The Klebsiella aerogenes KCTC 2190 region GACGAGATCGGCCAGCGAAGTTGCTTCATAGCCGTGCTGCCAGAAAAGTGTCATGGCCTTGTCCAGCGCCGCGTCCCTGTCGAACACTTTAGGTCGGCCACGGCTTTTTTTTGCGCAACTTTGAACGTCAGTTGTCATGATGCCGTTGTACCTATGTTGGGTTGTTGAACGGCCATTATAAAAATAAACGCGTCACGCTACCAGCGGCAGAAGTCCAAAAATAAATAATTCATATATGTATGAAAATTAAGCATTTTATAAATAGTTAAATGATCGTTATAAAAATGAGTTGACCTGTGACATGGATCACATTATCATTTACCTATCGATCGTTAAGTTAATTCTTGCGACCCTACTATAAAAATCATCTGCATAGGTATAATAATCATGAAAAACGTCCAAAAACTGGCACTTGCTGCCGTACTGAGCTCACTCTCATTCGCAAGTTTCGCCGCTGTTGAGGTGCAATCCACCCCAGCAGGTCAACATAAAATCGGTACCGTTTCCGCATCCGCCGGCACCAATCTGGGTTCGCTTGAAGAGCAGCTGGCGCAGAAAGCCGACGAGATGGGGGCGACCTCTTACCGTATTACCTCGGTAACCGGTCCTAATACCCTGCACGGTACCGCAGTTATCTATAAATAAATGTTGTAACCCCTGTCATGCCACTGACAAAACGCGTTCCTGACCCCCTTCAGCAGAACGCGTGTAGTAAGCAGTAAAAGTCGTTCCCTTTGTTATGCCACTCTCGCGACGCGGTCCACACCCCTTCATGGGACCGCGCCCCGCGAAACCTCGTCAGCGAAGCTGGCGATTGCCACAAAAAACCCGCCGTGCCTGGCGGGTTTTTTACATTCTACCATCCGGAAATGCACTACATGGCTTGCTCAGCGGGAAGCTGATGGCGGGTCACATCGACCGGCATTCCGGAGCGCAGCTCCATCGCGTATTCCATCACCTGCTGATTGGTCTGCGGTGCCTGTTTAAAGTTCTTCATGCCGGCATTCAGGACGATTGGCAGCGTCTGCGGATCGTCATTGATATGTTCGGACAGCGGCTGGTGGACTTCCACCAGACGGGTACCGTTTGGCTCTACCGAAACTTTGATAGGTTCGTTGATGATATTCACCCTGGTGCCCGGCGTGATTTTGTTATACAGAGACTTTATATCAGCATCGCGCAGGCGGATACAGCCTGAACTGACGCGCATCCCGATACCAAAATCGGCGTTGGTGCCGTGCAGTAGATAGACGCCGCCGTAGGCCGCGAGACGAATCGCGTGATGTCCCATCGGGTTATTCGGCCCGGCAGGGACTACAGCCGGCAAATCGATCCCCATCGCTTTATATCGCGCGCGGATGTTGGCGGTTGGTGTCCAGGTGGGGTTGGCGCGCTTATCGGAAACGGTAGTGACCATCGTCGGGGTCAGGGTATCGCCGCCAAGCTGGCCGATACCTATTGGATAAACGGTCACGCTATTCTGTCCAGGTGGATAGTAGTACAGGCGCAGCTCGGCGATATTGAGCACCAGACCTTCACGGGGGGCGTCAGGCAGCAGCGTCTGCAGCGGGATGGTCAGCACGCTACCGGCGCGCGGCACATAAGGATCGACCCCGGGATTAGCCTGCAGCAGCGCGAGAAAACCAACGTTGTATTTTTTGGCAATCGCTTCCAGCGATCCGCCGTTATCCTGCACTACATGAAACTGATTCTGCCCGACCAGACGGCTACCGCTCGGCGGTAACGGCCAGGTATTGGCGCGGGCGGGAAGGGCCAGCGTCGCCGCGAGAGCGAATGCCGTAAGCCAGGTTGAAACACGCGAGATATTTATCATTACCATAATTCCACAATAAATAAATGGTTATTTTTATAAGATAATCAATGTCAATTATGGCGCGGGAGAGTGTTGGGAAATCCAGGTGGATTGCAAAATGTTTGTAAAGTTTGCTAACTGTGACAGGTAAAGAGATGCGGTTCTGACAACCGCATCTCATTTTTTATCAAGCGGTGGCGTTTTCTTCCAGTTGACGCATAAACTGGCGTACCCAGTCCATACGTGTTTTACGCTCATCCAGCTCCTGGAAAAATTTAAGACGAGTTGGCCCATCCAGCCGGTAATGCTGCGGCTGCTTCTGCAGCAGACCGATAAGCCAGACCGGGTTCACATTATTTTTCTCGTTAAACTCGATCACGCCGCCTTTTTCATTGCACTCCAGCTTACGGATCCCCAGCTTTTGCGCCTGCTGGCGTAGGCGCGTGATATCCAGCAAATTACGCGCCGCATCCGGCAATGTGCCAAAGCGATCGATCAGCTCGACTTTGATCTCATCGAGATCGTGTTCGTTTTTGGTGCTGGCGATACGCTTATAG contains the following coding sequences:
- the bhsA gene encoding multiple stress resistance protein BhsA yields the protein MKNVQKLALAAVLSSLSFASFAAVEVQSTPAGQHKIGTVSASAGTNLGSLEEQLAQKADEMGATSYRITSVTGPNTLHGTAVIYK
- the ldtC gene encoding L,D-transpeptidase LdtC, whose product is MINISRVSTWLTAFALAATLALPARANTWPLPPSGSRLVGQNQFHVVQDNGGSLEAIAKKYNVGFLALLQANPGVDPYVPRAGSVLTIPLQTLLPDAPREGLVLNIAELRLYYYPPGQNSVTVYPIGIGQLGGDTLTPTMVTTVSDKRANPTWTPTANIRARYKAMGIDLPAVVPAGPNNPMGHHAIRLAAYGGVYLLHGTNADFGIGMRVSSGCIRLRDADIKSLYNKITPGTRVNIINEPIKVSVEPNGTRLVEVHQPLSEHINDDPQTLPIVLNAGMKNFKQAPQTNQQVMEYAMELRSGMPVDVTRHQLPAEQAM